A window of Glycine soja cultivar W05 chromosome 2, ASM419377v2, whole genome shotgun sequence genomic DNA:
tgagtctagtcttacatgagggctCTGCGGatgaaactcagtttaagttagtctaaacctaagagagCTGTCTAAATCGGGTGTAGTTGTAAATaagggatctgcggatgaagCTTGGATATTCAGCCTGACAAGGGATcgagggtttagtaatttaggctacaacatagaacacaagagcacgatttattagagaaatatatttctatgcatcagcttgtttgttagaaagacccaacatatctacctactgctgtcattttatttaccttgcatttgatagttttttagcatacaagtttagtttaaattttgtttgaatttatcacttatgcatgctctctcaacaatgctttaattctgaacttaattcaggctaacattagttccctgtgttcgatactcggattcatccattttaattttaaatacttgacgactcGGTGCGCTTTCCGGTGAGAAAACTCCCCATTGAAAATTTCCTTGAGACATAAAtgcacaaaaagtaactgcaatgGGGAGTGatcaaagtatttatggcgccgTTTCTGGGGAACTAAACTGTTAGTAGAGTTTAGTTCAATTTGCAGCATTGCTTTAATTttgctttttctattttttgattcttttgactaacatagtagtttagtacattcattgttcttttgaactggataactGTTGTATtgttcttgtatgcaaagaagatctttTGCAGGTGATTTGATTCCCATTGATATGGAGATTAACACCACTTGTAGAAGGCATAATCAAGAgagaattataaattttttgcagGACTTAGAGGCAGCAGCAATTCCAGAGGAAGAACCTCAATCttctgaggcatcttctagttttcctattgcaaAACATTCTCATTTAGATCCTAGTGAAGACTACATCATAGCTGGAGAGCGAAGAAGAGTTACTCTAgaagattattcaagttctaatgtgccacaatttttcactagcATTGCACAACCAGAAGTTCAAGCACAAACCATTACTTATCCACCATTATTGATCCAGTTGATTcagaataatttgtttcatggattaccaaatgaagacccatatgcaCATTTAGCCACTTACATAaaaatatgcaatactattaggtTGGCTCGAGTGCCCGAAGATGCAATCCGactgagcttgttttcattttctttatcaggagaagccaagaggtggcttcattcattcaaaggtaaTAGTCTTAAGACATGGGATGAAGTAGTGgagaaatttctgaagaaatatttccctAAGTCTAAGACTGTAGAAGGCAAAGCTGCCATCTctttttttcatcaatttctcgatgaatctttgagtgaggcTTTGGAAAGATTCCgtggtttattgagaaagactcccacTCATGGATTCTTAGAATCGATACAACTTAATATCTTTATAGATGGGTTAAGACCGTAGTCCAAAACAACTATTAGAAACTTCTAAAGGtgggaaaatcaaattgaagacccctgaagaagccatgaatctcattgaaaatatggctgcaagCGACATTGCTATTTTGAGAGATAGAGCTCACATTCCCACCaaaaagagtttattggagTTAACCTCccaagatgcattgttggcaTAAAACAAATTGTTGTCTAAGCAACTGGAAACCTTGACTGAAACActgagtaagttgccaactcaaattcattctgcacacacttcacatgcttctattttgcaggttgcaggatgTACCATTTATGGgggagctcatgaatctggatgtATTATTCCTATTGAAGAACACCCCACTCATGAAGTcaattacatgggaaatcagCCCAGGAACAATTTCAATGTAGGAGGATTTTCTGGATTCCAACATGGCCAACAATATAATCAACAACAAGGACAATGGAGGAACCACCCAGGAAATCAGTTCAACAGAGATCAAGGTGGACCATCCACAAGGCCacaacaacaagggcctagtctctatgatcgcacaacaaagctggaagagactctagctcagtttatgcaggtttcTATGTCCAATCAGGAGATCATAGAATCCTTCATAAAGAATCTTGAGGTCCAAGTGGGACAACTTGCAAAGCAATTGGCGGATATATCATCAAGCAATTTTATAGCTAATACAGAgaaaaatcccaaggaggaatgtaaAGTTGTGATGACTAGAAGTAGAATGGCAATCCAAAGAGATGATAGTGAAGCTGGAAAGAAGATGGAGGAACATAAACAACAGCTGGCACCTAAGCCAGCACTGGAAATTACTTTAccctttggagaagcacttCAATAGATGCCACTCTatgctaaatttttaaaagatatgctgACAAAGAAGAACTGGTACATCCACAGTGACAAAATTGTGGTGGAAGGCAATTGTAGTGCTGTGATTCAACGCattcttccacctaagcacaaagatcctggagtTGTCACGATACCGTGTTCCATTGGAGAGGTTCCTGTAGGAAAAGATCTCATAGACTTGGTAGCTAGTATCAACTTAATGCCTCTTTCCATGTGCCAGCGACTTGGGGAGATAAAGATAATACCTACACACATGACCCTCCAGTTAGCTGATCGCTCCATCGCAAGACCATATGGAGTGATTGAggatgttttggtgaaggtgaAACACCTTATATTCCCAGCTGATTTTGTTGTGATAGACATAGAAGAGGATGCTGatattcctctcattcttggtCACCCATTCATGTCTACTGCAAGCTCTGTAGTAGATATGGGAAAGAAGATGTTGCAAATGGCCATAGAAGATCAGAAAATCAACTTTGATTTATTTCATGAAGATAAAGAGCCACCTAACCGAAATGTCTATTTTAAAGTTCATGTGATGGACGAAAGAAGACCTGAGAAGAAGGACCACCATCTCTTCACGTGCTAAGCCGAGCTTGCTTGTGCTAAGCGCAAAGACCCTTGATTGACTGGCTGAATGGTTCAGCTAAGCGCACATTGATGCGCTTAGCCCAACATCTTCACTATAAGTTGCACCTTAAGCAGTGGGCTTAGTGTggatgatgcgctaagcgccacttcttctctgtgaaaagttattatagctgcgctaagcgcaccatCCTGCACTAAGCCCCAGATTCATTATGTAAGATGAGCTatcaagttgggcttagcgagaaAGGATGTGCTAAGTGCCAACATCATTCTGTTTTGAAGTCATTGGAAGTGAGCTTAACGCAGGTAGTGGCGCTAAGCCTGAATCACTCactgtaagttgaagcttgatgtACGCTAAGCCTCGCATCTTAGGCTAAGCGCATGTTGTAGAAAGATTTTTGGTGTTGCAAAAAGCGCTAAGCGCCATTGCTGTGCTACGCCCCAAATGCTTGCTGGAAGTTACAACatcaagttgggcttagcgtgAGGCTAGGCTAAGCGCCAATGTTTTAAACTCAAACGTCACGTTGGCACGCTAAGTGCAGCTGCGCGCTAAGCGTGCCATacgaatttcagtttttaaaaaatagaggcagaggcacttggGTTGCTAACTTGGCACCCAAACCTCTGCACTCTCTCATCTCTGAGCATATTTCTGTTTCTGTTGTGTGCTTATCAGCCCCTCTGCATCCCTTGCTTCTTCACACTCTACATTACACAATCCAAGAAAGGTACTTGATTTCTTTGCTTTGTATTTCATTCTTCACACCTTAGGATAGAGGAtttatgttttcttagttaGCATTGTTGTTAGGTTAAGTTACTTAGTTAGGGTTAGGTATTTTAGGACCTTAGGTAGtttagaagcccattaggggcaatgtggtTAAAAAGGGGGTGAAAACCCTTGAGTATCTTATGGGATTCGCGATGAATGTGCTAAGCGTGTCTGCTGTGCTTAGCCTATTCATCGCAACTATTAaaaattttcagatttttgaTGACcgcgctaagcggaccatgtcacGCTAAGAGCGTTCATCTTAGCTATTGAACCAAAACGATGCAGACGCTAAGTGCGCCTGTGCGCTAAGCGTCAATGGTATACTGAGATACACAGTGTAGTTCaggcgctaagcccaacttgtTGAGATAAGTGCCACTTAGGTTATGTTTCTTTAACCTTTTTAATAAGGCTAAGCGCCCCTGGGCGCTAAGCCTCAGTGTCTCTCTATTGAGGCTGAGCTAACCGCCAGCATGTGGCGCTAAGACCCAGTCCTCTACTGTTTCTaaaaattgtagacttaggctaagtgcccctgtgcgctaagcctattctgcaggaaaaaatatttttgtgtctTTGAGCTAAGCGCCAGCATGCTGCGCTTAGTGCTTGTGTTAATTTCATAAGGTGCGCTAAGCGCCAGCATGTTGCACTAAGCGCCCAGCTCTgttttcagtttaatttttctattttcttgagAATAAACATGTGCTAATCTTGTGtgttttatcttatattttgcaAATGGCTTCTAGGAAAAGAAAGGCACCATCTACACCCACACAAGTTAGATTTGACAGATCAATATTTACTTCCCAAGAGGCTTGAGAAAGATATACATACATTATTGTGCCTAGGAAGCTTTTACCAGAGAGGAACGTGGTGGTCTATTATACAGAGTTCAATGAGTTCAAGGAGGAACTCGAAAGATGCCACTGGGATGAGGAGTTGACTAACTTTGGGGATGACAACATTGATGTTGCCATTGTGTAGGAATTCTACGCCAACCTCTATGACCCCGAGGACAAATCACCTAAGCAGGTGAAGGTGAGAGGGcatctaattaaatttgatgagGATATGCTTAAAACTTTCTTGAAGACCACTATTAttgtggaagagggggaatcaCTCTGTGCTTATTCCAGATTTGCACTCCTGAGGCCAGATCCTCAGGAGTTAGCTGCTAAGCTCTGTATCCTAGGGAGGGGATTCGAGCTTAATGCTGATGGGTAGCCCCTGAAGATTTtgaggaagaacatgaccacCTTAGCTCAGACATGGAGTGTTTTTTCCTTCTCTAACTTGATTCCCACTTCCTACACTTCTGATGTCACTCTTGACAAGGCTAGACTCATTTATGGAATTATTATGAATGTGGGTACCTTATTTCCCATCAGATCTCCCTCACTGCTCAACATGATACGTCCAGACTTGGATTCCCGGCCTTGATTACACCTTTATGTAAGGCTAGGGGAGTATAGTCTGACTCTAGATCCTTGGAGAGCCTGAGTCTtgccattaatttggcttatattaagaagaactgttggaatcttgAAGATCCAACAATAACTTTCAGAGGATCCAAGAAGGCCAGAGGGAAGAGATCTGAGGCCCCTTCCGCAACACCATCAGAGGCACCAACACCCTGTTTTTCTACACTTATGAGCATGGAGGAGTTTGACGCacaggtggcctggccaggagacCAGCCTTCTTCCTCTGGAGGGGGTGGGGCCTCCACAGCCCAGGAGCCTATGACTAGGGAGCCCACAACACCAGCACCATCATTAGCAGTAGTAGAGGAGGAGACCACTCCAGCATAGACCCCACAACCATCTCCACCATCTGCACCTACTCCTGAGGAGACTCAGCCATCAGCACTGGATCTTAATGAAGACCAGCCACAATAGGAGCaggatgtttaaattttttgctttatgaacactttagttttatttcagttattttatgctttatgtcatttaaatttcagcttttatatttcagcattttaatttcagtagcatagttgtttgtttgcttgtacaaaaagcttgATTGAACAGTGAATTGGTTGAACTTTGTATGCAGTGGATTGTTTGGTATGGAAAGAGTGTTTGGAAATGATTTGATTGAgcaaatgtatgaattgaatgGATTGGGATGATTAGATGATTGttttgatcaagtttgcagtcattagaagagaatgagcatgtaatcggatttatgtctgaaaatgttagtcggttgttagattgattgtgaaggaatgcattaatgttggaacaagtggcctcagaataattaagaagggaggggttgaattaattatgaacatgtcttgactaattaaaaatttatccttcttaatgttactagattcaattagactttactactaagttatgagaaagtaaagaacagaaacaataacttagacaaaagaaaagcggaaataaaaagtgcacaacaaaaaagtaaagagcgtagggaagaagaaagcaaacacaagttttatagTAGTTCGGCAacgacccgtgcctacatccagtcctcaagcaacccacggttcttgagatttccaataaccttgtaaaatcctttacaagaaaagagccacaaaggatgtaccctcccttgttctctttgaacaaccaagtagatgtaccctctacttgaagcgaaccaccaaggatgtaccctcccatgtgttcactattacaaccaagaagctacccgcttcttacacagaattctcagacggttagttctttgaattcagtgtttgggcaaagaattctcagacggttagttctttgaattttttgtttagggatcaaaagaattcttcgacggttagttctttgaattcttttggaaagagggagaaggaaagaagaagaagagaaaattaGAAGGATAGCacagtttttgtttttgcagaattttcctttcttcaaggaaagattgaacaaaaacttagaATGAATTTGGCAAAGGTTTTGCAAGAGAAAAGCAGTGGAAAGTTCTGTGTAATCAGTTGTGTTTTTCTGTGTTATTGTATTGTTGTATTTAAAATGCGTGCCAAGGTCttatatttatagagaaaaccaTTGGTAATCATGTTatgagttataactcttaacattttcttcaaaaaatattcattggtaatcaattaccataatggtgtaatcgattacacaatctattttatgaaaagttgtgactcttcacaattggatttgaattccaacgttcagattcacttgtaatcgattactaatatagtgtaatcgattacactatttgaaaatcattttggaacgttacaaagcattgaaactagtTTGAAAACCAccctggtcactggtaatcgattactaccaaatggtaattgattaccagagagtaaaaactctggtaacttagaaaatttcaaaaaatcctttttcgaacaaaaagtgtgctatttgatgtttttggaaaaatactttttactacCTACTTTGACTTGGTTtgatgcttcttgatttctctcatttgattcttgaatctttgagtggaaTTTTGAATgcttgattctttaatcttgaaaCAACTCATTGAgatttggcatcatcaaaacatcttggtgAATCATCATGGTAGCTTTGCTTCcataatctccccctttttgatgatgacaaacctgaaatcaagagatgCACACAAGCTGTTttctagtcgttcactcactttaatctccccctttctttttgagtttaagcttaatttttaaaaacttagtaaatataatatcttgatttctaaaatacccattttctctccccttttggcatcaacaaaaagctaaagtgcataaaataaaattatacataagcaattttaaaacatacataaagcataattttaaataacactAAATTTAAACACATAACAATAgtcatatatcatcaaaataaccaagTTTAGTCATAACTAATTAAGTACCAAATACTTAAACATAACCAATGTTCAGAGAGTAAATAACTAACATAATGTCATaaaatatagccaaatacacggcttaaagatagaaaatacgataaactataataataatctaagtgGATGGTGGCGGTGGAAGGTCGAAGCAATCTCTTATGAAAGTAATGTCACCTTCAATCTTCATGATCCTAGAATCCATCTCTCCGAATCGAATGTCTACTTGACTCTCGAAAGAGTCAAATCTCTCTCCAACATAGGCCTGAAGACTGTCAAATCTATCCATGACACTCTGCAAAAGAGAAGAATCCTCTCGAGCGGGCGAGCAACCCTCAACATCATGTTGCTGAGCATCCTTctttacccaagagccatcacacTCTTTGTGGTAACCGAAGGAGGCGACAACTGCAGCCCCAATGGAAAAGGACTTCTTGATTTGAACagaaggttcagaatcaagaggtaCCTCAAAATGgtgaagaaagagagaaataagatgAGGATAGGGTAAGGGAGCGTTTGATCACAATGACTTATGCATGCGATAACGAACTAAGTGAGCCTAGTCGATttgacgaccggtaagaaaTGCCCACATGATAATGAGATCTTctcagaaacctgtgcaaggtttgaagatctcggAAGCAAAATGCGAACAATAAGATAGTGGAGGATGCAGCAATCAAatgccaatgaaccggcaagaagccttccggtcatatccgctttgTTTGTGTAAACCAACCGACAGGCATCAGAAACAGAAAAATCGAACTTCCAATCATCATCAAGTGTACCTTCAAACGGTACACCAACACTGGATAACTGAGTGAGTTCAAAGAAAAGGGACTGGTCTATGACTATCTTAATCCCATATACATTAGAAATcaaggaaccttcttgagtttctaagtttgaataaaaaactTTCACTAACTCAGGATAAATAGGAAATTTTAATGACATAAATGGAATGAGACCGGAGTTCTAAAATGCTTGAACACACTCAAACATTTCGTCAGAAAAGAACTCCATGTCCATGAACTTAGGATCTATTATAGAGCGAGAAGAGAAAAGAGTTATGTACCGGATACGTTGCTCTTCAGATGAGAATAGCGTGGAGGACGAAATGGATGGTGGAATTGGAGTATCCTGAGACCCAAAGCTCCGTTGGCTTCTACTCAAAGaacccttttgcttcttcaattgtTCTTCCATTTGA
This region includes:
- the LOC114373532 gene encoding uncharacterized protein LOC114373532, translating into MLTKKNWYIHSDKIVVEGNCSAVIQRILPPKHKDPGVVTIPCSIGEVPVGKDLIDLVASINLMPLSMCQRLGEIKIIPTHMTLQLADRSIARPYGVIEDVLVKVKHLIFPADFVVIDIEEDADIPLILGHPFMSTASSVVDMGKKMLQMAIEDQKINFDLFHEDKEPPNRNVYFKVHVMDERRPEKKDHHLFTC